Proteins encoded together in one Portunus trituberculatus isolate SZX2019 chromosome 39, ASM1759143v1, whole genome shotgun sequence window:
- the LOC123515628 gene encoding UDP-glycosyltransferase UGT5-like: MRLAAILLLTLAALSEASRVLMVLSLGSPSHKNILTPLAESLGRRGHQVTVASLHAAPPNASHSYTDLAATTAWESVRKVTGEFDVFKMREVNGGKDVNSQVMKKVLRHLPKYCEAFLQDPGLKSAWATRPDLILLPAFMNECGLAFVHKFKAPFMYVTTSGLTPWTADLLGTPENPAYVPNQYLSYGDHMTLWERTVNTLVRLASPYLRKHLVLNKLDGVVQRVLGDPTVSLSELEKNVSMVLVNSHYSLGHPRPLMPNVVEVGAMHCRPARPIQDKALREFIDSSPVPVVLFSLGSTIRSEQMPATVRDSLVAAFRRLPYRVVWKWEGAALKNLPPNVMTRPWLSQQDVLGHKNVRAFVTHGGLLSLQEAVYHNVPVVGMPLMSDQHLNVRQAVTLGLGRQLTVESLSEDAVYEAITSVVEEPAFQERVGQRSRLLRDQETTPLERAVYWSEHVLRYGGAQHLRSVAADMPLHQYLLVDVAAVLLAVAVLLLLLLWWGLRAATRCLVRGLKKAARKLLITVRLHAKMQ; encoded by the exons atGAGACTCGCAGCCATCTTGCTGCTGACACTTGCTGCGCTGAGTGAGGCTTCCCGTGTGCTCATGGTGCTTTCCCTGGGATCCCCATCTCACAAGAACATCCTCACTCCGCTGGCTGAGTCCCTGGGACGGCGAGGACACCAAGTAACCGTGGCGTCGCTGCACGCTGCCCCGCCAAACGCCTCCCACTCCTACACTgaccttgccgccaccaccgcctggGAGTCGGTCAGGAAAGTGACGGGCGAGTTCGATGTCTTCAAGATGCGCGAGGTCAATGGAGGCAAGGATGTAAACTCTCAAGTAATGAAGAAAGTCCTCCGCCATCTGCCAAAGTACTGCGAAGCCTTTCTACAAGATCCCGGTCTGAAGAGTGCCTGGGCCACGCGCCCTGACCTCATCCTTCTGCCTGCCTTTATGAACGAGTGCGGCCTGGCATTCGTGCACAAGTTCAAGGCGCCCTTCATGTACGTGACCACCTCTGGCCTCACCCCGTGGACGGCAGACCTGCTGGGCACCCCCGAGAACCCGGCTTACGTGCCTAACCAGTACCTGAGCTACGGGGACCACATGACTCTGTGGGAGAGGACCGTCAACACCCTGGTCCG ACTGGCCAGCCCTTACCTCCGCAAACACTTGGTGCTGAACAAGCTGGACGGCGTGGTGCAGCGTGTGCTGGGCGACCCCACGGTGTCCCTCTCAGAACTGGAGAAGAACGTGTCGATGGTGCTGGTCAACTCTCACTACTCCCTTGGACATCCCCGACCCCTCATGCCCAACGTGGTGGAGGTTGGCGCCATGCACTGCCGGCCGGCGCGCCCCATCCAGGACAAGGCTCTGCGGGAGTTCATCGACTCTTCGCCTGTGCCCGTGGTCCTCTTCAGCCTGGGCTCCACCATCCGCAGCGAGCAGATGCCGGCCACAGTGAGGGACTCGCTGGTGGCGGCGTTCAGGCGCCTTCCCTACCGCGTCGTGTGGAAGTGGGAGGGTGCTGCCCTGAAGAACCTGCCGCCCAACGTGATGACGCGCCCATGGCTGTCCCAGCAGGATGTTCTGGGCCACAAGAACGTGCGTGCCTTCGTCACACATGGCGGACTGCTGTCGCTGCAGGAGGCAGTGTACCACAACGTGCCCGTGGTTGGGATGCCACTCATGAGCGACCAGCACCTGAACGTGAGGCAAGCCGTGACGTTGGGCCTGGGCCGCCAGCTCACCGTGGAGTCTCTGTCTGAAGACGCCGTGTACGAAGCCATCACATCGGTGGTGGAGGAGCCCGCCTTCCAGGAGCGCGTGGGACAGCGGTCACGCCTGCTGCGGGACCAGGAAACGACCCCCCTGGAGCGCGCCGTGTATTGGAGTGAGCACGTGCTGCGCTACGGCGGCGCTCAACACCTGCGCTCAGTGGCTGCCGACATGCCGCTGCACCAGTACCTGCTGGTGGACGTGGCTGCCGTGCTGCTGGCGGTggcggtgctgctgctgctactgctgtggTGGGGGTTGCGGGCAGCGACTCGTTGTCTCGTCCGGGGACTCAAGAAGGCAGCAAGGAAGCTGCTGATTACCGTGAGGCTTCATGCCAAGATGCAGTAA